A stretch of Komagataella phaffii GS115 chromosome 2, complete sequence DNA encodes these proteins:
- a CDS encoding putative U3 snoRNP protein involved in maturation of pre-18S rRNA: MVDACQTKNRLPFLPQLPHKMSKLLTLLFLLVGIANAFHFYVDTDETKCFYEELPKDTIAVGKYEVYELNLNTREYEKVNNLKVELTVEELFHNNHKVVNQKNEPIGQLTFTSLDTGEHRFCLTPRHTDWSKRARHRVFFDLAIGDAKSYVDSKKSSEFNELTARINELSKKLQHIRVEQDLFREREMIFRDQSESTNSRAVKWTLFQVAVLVATGVWQLSYLKGFFVKQKVV, encoded by the coding sequence ATGGTGGACGCGTGTCAAACAAAAAATCGTCTTCCCTTCTTACCTCAACTTCCACACAAGATGTCTAAGTTGTTGACTTTGTTGTTCCTATTGGTGGGAATCGCCAACGCCTTTCATTTCTACGTTGATACGGACGAAACAAAGTGTTTCTACGAAGAGTTGCCCAAGGACACCATTGCCGTTGGAAAATACGAGGTGTATGAGCTCAACTTGAACACAAGAGAGTATGAAAAAGtgaacaacttgaaagtcGAACTTACAGTGGAAGAGTTATTTCACAACAATCACAAGGTCGTCaaccaaaagaatgaaCCTATTGGCCAATTAACGTTTACCTCGCTTGATACCGGTGAACACAGATTTTGTCTGACTCCAAGACACACAGACTGGTCCAAGAGAGCCAGACACagagtcttctttgacttgGCTATTGGAGATGCTAAATCCTATGttgattccaagaaatccTCCGAGTTTAATGAGTTGACTGCCAGAATCAATGAACTGAGTAAGAAATTGCAACACATCAGGGTCGAACAAGATTTATtcagagaaagagaaatgatTTTCAGAGATCAATCGGAATCTACCAATTCAAGAGCAGTTAAGTGGACTTTATTCCAGGTGGCCGTCCTCGTTGCCACAGGTGTTTGGCAACTGAGCTACTTGAAAGGATTTTTTGTTAAGCAAAAGGTTGTTTAG
- a CDS encoding Subunit of the origin recognition complex has product MKTNLVDVLEYEKDNSPSRNNDKVSTTPALTDNSQLTKDFAGEFNSLRVDRMGDDRISDVFKEKAKVVGNKSGVTIVTNGANEKKKENDSPRISQLTAFNPEEPVPTTTIKLLKTQVLSKLRRNSQLLYGLDDHYRQVYSLCKHCLNDLQSRSLLLMGPRNTGKTSLVNQVLAQLEKEHPKGFITIKLNGIFQTDDKKAVREFAHQLDIKLSQLAGYDTILDRIVSKDKFVTVEKKNITHTLESILRILDSKRLQQNSEDEIKGNNIPIIVILETFEVFVNQRQSFLYNLLDITQNGSSPMSVIGITNRLNTRELLEKRVKSRFSQRILQFNKATSLEEFTSICLVNLLASVPKEGQPDAATKSYFEAYNSRIQELLTTSSPLRQKLVEIYYTTRDIVQFKLHCVPIVSQLSELSPLPGDLDSAYNITSLLRPMCLEDIILKGLSELEIQLLISASRVVKDQCLENVNFNLVYEEYSKLVKKFQQERISQMSNFQSSTGVVASFNVYEKFLMEKCWETLITKYLLLDINVSSRNTNKSQSFMFNNNISSRSVKFYYLNVTLEELSEILDRDWAKWIQY; this is encoded by the coding sequence ATGAAGACTAACCTCGTCGATGTGCTTGAATATGAAAAAGATAATAGCCCTTCAAGGAATAACGATAAGGTGTCAACAACTCCAGCATTGACTGACAACTCGCAGCTCACCAAGGATTTTGCTGGAGAATTCAACAGTTTGAGGGTGGATAGAATGGGAGATGATCGTATCAGCGATgtgttcaaagagaaagctAAAGTTGTCGGCAACAAATCTGGAGTGACAATTGTCACGAATGGTGCCAAcgagaaaaagaaggagaatgATTCTCCTAGAATTAGCCAGCTAACGGCGTTTAATCCGGAGGAACCAGTTCCTACAACTACCATAAAGCTACTGAAAACTCAAGTTCTCTCAAAACTGAGAAGGAATTCCCAGCTTTTATACGGCTTGGATGATCATTATCGTCAAGTGTACTCTCTATGCAAGCATTGCTTGAATGACCTTCAAAGTAGGTCTCTTCTATTGATGGGTCCCAGAAACACAGGAAAGACAAGTTTAGTCAATCAAGTTTTAGCTCAACTGGAAAAAGAACATCCCAAAGGTTTTATCACAATTAAGTTGAACGGTATTTTTCAGACTGATGATAAAAAAGCAGTGAGAGAGTTTGCTCATCAGTTGGATATCAAACTGTCGCAGTTAGCTGGGTACGATACCATATTGGACAGAATTGTATCGAAGGACAAATTCGTAACtgttgaaaagaagaacataACTCATACGCTGGAAAGTATTCTAAGAATTTTAGATAGTAAGAGATTACAGCAGAACAGCGAAGATGAGATAAAAGGGAACAACATTCCCATAATCGTTATTTTGGAGACATTTGAAGTCTTTGTAAACCAGAGACAGTCTTTCTTATACAATCTTCTAGATATTACTCAAAATGGTTCAAGTCCCATGTCAGTTATTGGAATAACCAACAGGCTGAACACTAGAGAGCTTTTGGAGAAGCGTGTGAAAAGTCGGTTTTCGCAGAGAATCCTCCAGTTCAACAAAGCTACAAGCCTGGAGGAGTTTACTTCAATTTGTCTAGTAAATCTGCTGGCAAGTGTGCCCAAGGAAGGACAACCTGATGCCGCTACGAAATCCTACTTTGAGGCGTACAACAGTCGAATTCAAGAGCTTCTCACAACGTCTTCGCCTTTAAGGCAAAAACTGGTTGAGATTTATTACACAACAAGAGACATAGTACAATTCAAACTTCACTGTGTGCCTATTGTATCTCAATTATCAGAGTTGTCCCCACTTCCAGGAGATCTAGATTCTGCCTACAACATAACGTCCTTACTTCGGCCGATGTGTTTAGAGGATATAATACTTAAAGGTCTGTCTGAACTGGAGATTCAGCTTCTCATTTCTGCAAGTAGAGTGGTCAAAGACCAATGTCTTGAGAATGTTAATTTCAATCTGGTGTACGAAGAATATTCAAAGTTGGTtaaaaaatttcaacaagaaAGGATAAGCCAGATGTCTAACTTTCAATCTTCAACCGGAGTGGTAGCCAGTTTCAACGTCtatgaaaagtttctgaTGGAAAAATGTTGGGAGACCCTGATTACCAAGTATCTACTTTTAGACATCAACGTGTCTTCCAGAAATACCAACAAGTCTCAAAGTTTTATGTTTAACAACAACATAAGTTCCCGATCTGTCAAATTTTACTACTTAAATGTGACACTGGAAGAGCTAAGTGAAATATTGGATAGAGACTGGGCCAAGTGGATTCAGTATTGA
- a CDS encoding AAA-type ATPase that is regulated by Vta1p has translation MSDFLNKGIDLVQKAIEADTATKYDEAYKLYYNGLDYLMLAIKYEKNPKSKQLIRNKFTEYLSRAEELKEHLDKQEQTTQSGENSATNGSVKAKKAGGGPDGDDDDNKKLRGALSSSILSEKPDVKWSDIAGLEAAKDALKEAVILPVKFPHLFTGKRKPTSGILLYGPPGTGKSYLAKAVATEANSTFFSVSSSDLVSKWMGESERLVKQLFNMARENKPSIIFIDEVDALCGPRGENESDASRRIKTELLVQMNGVGNDSDGVLVLGATNIPWQLDAAIRRRFEKRIYIALPEPEARVEMFKLNIGNTACELDNEDYRTLASITDGYSGHDVAVVVRDALMQPIRKIQSATHFKPTEDGKYTPCSPGDEGAVEMSWMDLETEQLQEPELTMKDFIKAVKNNRPTVNKQDLARFEEFTNDFGSEG, from the coding sequence TATGATGAGGCATACAAACTGTACTACAACGGCTTGGACTATCTCATGTTGGCTATCAAATATGagaagaatccaaaatcaaagcAACTGATTAGAAACAAATTCACAGAGTACTTGTCAAGAGCAGAAGAACTGAAAGAGCATTTGGATAAACAGGAACAGACAACCCAATCTGGTGAAAACTCAGCTACTAATGGATCCGTCAAGGCTAAGAAGGCTGGAGGTGGACCTGATGGCGATGACGACGATAACAAGAAGTTGAGGGGTGCTTTGTCCAGCTCCATTTTGAGTGAGAAACCTGATGTCAAGTGGTCGGATATTGCTGGTTTAGAAGCTGCCAAAGATGCTTTAAAGGAAGCGGTTATACTACCTGTCAAATTTCCTCATTTATTTACAGGGAAGAGGAAACCGACCAGTGGAATATTGTTGTACGGACCTCCTGGTACAGGTAAATCTTATTTGGCTAAAGCAGTTGCGACGGAAGCTAACTCTACATTCTTTTCTGTGTCATCTTCGGATCTAGTATCCAAGTGGATGGGAGAGAGTGAAAGATTAGTAAAACAGTTGTTCAACATGGCACGAGAAAACAAACCTTCCATTATTTTCATAGATGAAGTGGATGCTCTGTGTGGTCCGAGAGGGGAAAATGAGAGTGATGCTTCCAGAAGGATCAAGACAGAGTTACTGGTTCAAATGAATGGTGTTGGCAACGACTCTGATGGGGTACTAGTACTTGGAGCAACAAATATTCCATGGCAATTAGATGCTGCCATAAGAAGACgttttgaaaagagaatttACATTGCGTTACCCGAACCTGAGGCTAGAGTGGAAATGTTCAAGTTGAACATTGGCAACACTGCCTGCGAATTAGACAATGAGGACTATAGAACGTTAGCGTCCATAACCGACGGATATTCCGGTCACGACGTCGCTGTTGTCGTTAGAGATGCATTAATGCAACCGATTAGAAAAATTCAAAGTGCTACACATTTCAAACCGACTGAAGATGGAAAATACACTCCATGTTCACCAGGAGACGAAGGGGCCGTTGAAATGAGCTGGATGGATTTAGAGACAGAGCAATTGCAGGAGCCTGAGCTAACCATGAAAGACTTCATTAAGGCTGTTAAGAACAACCGTCCTACAGTGAATAAACAAGACTTAGCACGGTTTGAGGAATTCACAAATGACTTCGGATCTGAAGGTTAG
- a CDS encoding Protein involved in error-free postreplication DNA repair → MSTIPRNFKLLEELEKGEKGLGSESCSYGLQDLDDLTMTYWNGTVLGPPNSVHSNRIYFLTIECNESYPENPPIVKFQSKINLPCVDQTTGLVDPKKFKTLGEWKRSYSIEIVLLELRKEMALPGNKKLAQPKEGSTYF, encoded by the exons ATGTCCACAAT ACCAAGgaacttcaaacttttggaagaattaGAGAAAGGTGAGAAAGGTTTAGGGTCAGAGTCTTGCTCCTACGGGCTCCAAGACCTGGATGATCTGACCATGACGTATTGGAACGGAACCGTATTAGGCCCACCAAACTCGGTGCACTCAAATAGAATCTACTTTTTAACGATTGAGTGCAATGAGAGTTACCCAGAAAACCCCCCAATCGtcaaatttcaaagtaaGATTAACCTACCATGCGTCGACCAAACAACAGGATTAGTAGACCCCAAGAAATTCAAGACCTTGGGCGAATGGAAAAGAAGTTACAGCATAGAAATCGTTCTATTGGAACTGAGAAAGGAAATGGCATTACCTGGTAATAAGAAGCTTGCACAACCAAAAGAGGGAAGTACCTATTTTTGA